From the Candidatus Polarisedimenticolia bacterium genome, one window contains:
- a CDS encoding pitrilysin family protein — translation MKTTRVISASLLALTCVLPAAAQVKNYKEIKSPPLRSVPIPVPKRVTLPNGMLVLMLEDHELPTIEVVTRVRTGTRLIPADKAGLGEVFGDVLRTGGTKTMTGDQIDDFLEARGARIETGVDDTAGFAEAWSLKQDFPEVLKVLADVLRNPVFADQKIAVAKSQVGTGIARRNDNPQQIMFREFEKVIYGVDSPYARVTEFATLGSITREDLAAFHKKYYVPNRIILGVVGDFSPQDMEAKLKSAFGDWSKGPEAKDATAAFQTTSKPGIYYVQKDDMTQSDIIMGHLGIERKNPDVYAVAVMNEAFGGGFAARLFSNVRSKKGLAYSVRGAVDYNYDYPGTFNVWMTTKTETTAAGIDALLEEITNLVGTPPTDDEVKMAKESILNSFVFNFDSKEEVLIQQMVYAYFGYPADYLSRYRENIEKVTTADVARVAKKYVHKDQLAILVVGPNKGQDRPLTSFGNVVPVDITIPKPSAPAGAAAAKKSAP, via the coding sequence ATGAAAACGACCCGTGTGATTTCCGCATCCCTGCTCGCGCTGACCTGTGTCCTGCCCGCCGCCGCGCAGGTCAAGAACTACAAAGAGATCAAGAGTCCCCCACTGCGCTCCGTGCCCATTCCCGTGCCGAAGCGCGTGACGCTGCCCAACGGAATGCTGGTGCTGATGCTCGAGGACCACGAGCTTCCCACCATCGAGGTGGTGACGCGCGTCCGGACCGGGACGCGGCTCATCCCGGCCGACAAGGCGGGCCTGGGAGAGGTCTTCGGCGACGTGCTGCGCACCGGCGGCACCAAGACGATGACCGGCGACCAGATCGACGACTTCCTGGAGGCGCGCGGCGCCCGCATCGAGACGGGCGTCGACGACACGGCCGGCTTTGCCGAGGCCTGGAGCCTGAAGCAGGACTTCCCCGAGGTCCTCAAGGTCCTCGCCGACGTCCTGCGCAACCCGGTCTTCGCCGACCAGAAGATCGCCGTCGCCAAGAGCCAGGTCGGGACCGGCATCGCCCGGCGCAACGACAACCCGCAGCAGATCATGTTCCGGGAGTTCGAGAAGGTCATCTACGGTGTGGACAGCCCCTACGCGCGCGTGACCGAGTTCGCCACGCTCGGCTCCATCACCCGCGAGGATCTGGCTGCCTTCCACAAGAAGTACTACGTCCCGAACCGGATCATTCTCGGGGTGGTCGGCGACTTCAGCCCGCAGGACATGGAAGCGAAGCTGAAGAGCGCCTTCGGCGACTGGTCCAAGGGCCCGGAAGCGAAGGACGCGACCGCCGCCTTCCAGACCACGTCCAAGCCCGGGATCTACTACGTCCAGAAGGACGACATGACCCAGTCCGACATCATCATGGGCCATCTCGGAATCGAGCGGAAGAACCCCGACGTCTACGCCGTCGCCGTCATGAACGAGGCATTCGGCGGCGGCTTCGCGGCGCGCCTGTTCAGCAACGTGCGCAGCAAGAAGGGGCTGGCCTACTCGGTGCGCGGCGCGGTCGACTACAACTACGATTACCCGGGGACCTTCAACGTCTGGATGACCACCAAGACCGAGACCACGGCGGCCGGCATCGACGCGCTGCTCGAGGAGATAACCAACCTGGTCGGGACCCCTCCCACCGACGATGAAGTGAAGATGGCCAAGGAGTCGATCCTCAACTCCTTCGTCTTCAACTTCGACTCCAAGGAAGAAGTCCTTATCCAGCAGATGGTCTACGCCTATTTCGGCTACCCGGCCGATTACCTGTCGCGCTACCGCGAGAACATCGAGAAGGTGACCACGGCCGACGTCGCACGGGTGGCGAAGAAGTACGTCCATAAGGACCAGCTGGCGATCCTGGTGGTGGGCCCGAACAAGGGCCAGGATCGTCCCCTGACCTCCTTCGGGAACGTCGTGCCGGTGGACATCACCATCCCGAAGCCGTCGGCCCCCGCCGGAGCGGCGGCCGCCAAGAAGTCGGCCCCTTAG